In Flavobacterium enshiense, the genomic stretch TTCCATCGATTACATCCAGAAAATCGTTTCGGATTATTTCCAAATCGATGTAGAGACTTTACAGTCAAAAACCAGAAAACGTGATGTGGTTCAGGCGCGTCAATTAGCTATGTTTTTTGCTAAAAAATTCACTAAAGCTTCTTTGGCAAACATTGGTTCACAAATCGGCTCCCGCGATCACGCAACCGTTTTACATGCCTGCAAGACTGTAGACAATTTGGTCTCAACAGACAAGCAGTTCAAAAAATACGTAGACGACATCCATAAAAAGTTATCGTTATAATATGCCCGTTAAAATTTTAATGGTCTGCCTTGGAAACATTTGCCGTTCTCCTCTGGCGGAAGGAATTTTACAATCAAAACTCCCTAAAGAACAATTTTTAGTGGATTCTGCAGGAACCGGCAGTTGGCATGTCGGCCAGGAACCTGACAAGCGTTCTGTTCTGATTGCCAAAAACAAAGGTCTTGACATCACAAATCAACGGGGAAGACAAATCAAAAAGTCGGATTTCGACAACTTTGACTACATCTACGTAATGGACATTTCTAATTATAAAGATGTTATGGCATTAGCCCCTAATGCGGAAGCCAAATCAAAAGTAACCATGATTTTAAATGAGCTTTTTCCGGGAGAAAATGCAGATGTTCCAGACCCTTATCATGGAGGACAAAGCGGATTTGAGCACGTTTTCATGCTGCTTAATGAAGCCTGTGAAATTATCGCTGAGAAACTTAAAGCCAAACACTAATGAAAGCAAACACTCTTTTTGGAAAATTATATTTGATCCCTACCACTTTGGGCGAGATGAATCCTGAGGATGTTCTACCACACACCATTAAGAGAACCATTGATTTCATAGATCATTATATTGTTGAAAACGAAAAAACGGCCCGTCGTTTCATAAAAAGCGTTCATCCTGAAAAAAAACAACCCGAATTAAAACTTTTTGCGCTTAACAAATTCACAGACGTTAAGGAACATAATGAGTTTATCAAACCATTATTGGAAGGGAAAAACATGGGGTTAATGAGCGAAGCCGGTTGCCCAGGAGTTGCCGATCCCGGTGCCGTAATAGTAAAACTGGCACATGAAAAAGGAATTCAGGTAGTACCTTTGGTTGGCCCCTCCTCTATCCTGTTGGCCATGATGGCCTCCGGAATGAATGGACAGAGTTTTGCCTTTAATGGATACCTGCCGATTGACAAATCGGATAAAAAAACAACAATAAAAAATCTGGAAAAATTATCTTACGATAAAAACCAATCGCAATTATTTATTGAAACACCTTACCGCAACAATAAATTCCTGGAAGATTTACTTCAGATTTTGCAACCAAACACCCTTTTGTGTGTTGCGTGTGATATCACCCTTCCAACCGAATTCATTAAAACGCAATCGGTAAATCAATGGAAAAAAAACAAGGTCGATTTACATAACCGACCTTGCATTTTTATAATTCACAAAATGAATTAATCTTTTACTTCATCTTAACTTTTACATCAGCGCTGGCAATGATATTTGAGGTATCATAACCTCCAAACTTTTTGATGTAGCTTTTCAGGGAAGTTCCGAATCCGTCGGTAAAACCATTTTGGCCGTTCGACCTCAAATAACTTTTCACCGAACCGGCACCACCCAAGTGAGCTGCCGCCAACAATCCTGATTCTGTAATTTTTACACCGTTGATAATTCTGCCTTCATAACGCCTTATCTCGTTCCTCAGTTCCCATTTATTTATAGAAAGCAATGCCTTAAACGCTTTTTCCTGTAAGGCCGGATTCTTTAAAAAATCAGCAGTATTATAAATCCCTATCATACGAAGTGTACTTTTACCAAACTGATATTTCCCCATGTATCCAAAGGAATTCACCAATCCATAAAGCCCCGAGGACTCCTTAATTGCAACTGCCTGCTTGAAACCGACGAAAGACTTCCCAGTAAAAGGAAAATTAAAATTAACTTTTTCGGTTTCTTCTTTAGTAGGAACCAGATAAGTAATCACCTCATCATTTTCAACGTGGAAACCTTCTAATTTTTCAGGATCAAAGGCTTTAAAACCCGAACTGATCAAAGTGATCAAAATTACTAATCCTGAAAAATACGTCCATTTTTTTATCATAAATTAAATTTTCTCATCCGCTGTCACCAGTATGAAATTACTTGATGCAAAGGTACAGTATTAATCTATGTTGTTAAAAATCAATGAGTTAAAGTTTGTTAAAAATAAATAAAGTAGCCTTTTACATCACCATACTGATCCACTTCCAAAGTTGGAGCCGGCACTTTAATAGTATTCAAAACCGAGAAGAGAGTACGCAAAACCGGAGACTTGGTTTTGATTCGGGTTAAATCCACATCCATACTTAGGTAAAATTGACGCACGCGCTGATTATGAGATTCTATATCTGCAGGAACCGATTCACTATCACCATACAACATGCCATCGGCACCATAACCTAAGGCCACATTAAACCATTTTGGTATTTTACTTTCCTTAAAAAAACTATGCAGATTAACCGACAACCAATAGGTTTGCCCGTTATAATCTTTTAGAATCTGCTCATTCAAACTGCCGCCTAAAGTATTCGGACGCATAGCGGCATATTCTGTAGTATGAAATGAAAATTTTGGCATCATTCGTTGTTCGTTCCAAAGTAATTCCTGAGAGACATACAAACCCGTTCCGGCGGCATTAGCAACCACATCCCCCCAGGAAGCACCCCATTCGGCCGAAAAACCATCGAAAACCTCAACAACCGTCATAAATGCAAAACCGACGGTTGCCCCATAAACTAATTGATGTTTTTTATCAGCCCCACTCCAAGCCAAAGCTTCTGCTCCAAAACGCCCCATATGATACGTTGTATACACATGTCCAGCCTTATCCATTTGCAGCCATTCATTATTATCATTGATAAAATGGAAGGACGATTTCGGATAATCCTTGTACCATAATTGGTTCAGGCCTATTAATGTCACACCCAAAAAGGCGGTTTCAGAAATATAAACTGTATTTCTTCTCTTTATATTTAAAGTATCCGAAGGAGTTAAAAAAGCTTCAAATTTAGATTGGGAGTAAATAGGAAACGCTATCAATACAAAAAGAATCGCAAGCACCTTTCTTCCAAAAAATGCTTGCGATTCTCTTATGATTATTTGAAATTTCCTTTTCAAAAATTAACGCTGATACCCTTGTTTGGCAACCCATTCAGCATATTTTTTTGCAATTACCTGATGTTGTTCATAGGTTTCTGCAAACTCATGGTAACCAAAACGCTCCACGCTGGCACAAAAATAATCGTAATTATGTTTCTCTGCATTCAACACAGCATCAATAGCCGAAATATCGGGCATCGAAATTGGCCCCGGAGGCAAACCCGTATGAATATAAGTATTATATGGCGAATTGATTCTCAAATCATTAAACATTACACGTTTGATTATCGTATCAAAGTCTCCTGACTTTTCTTTTAAGGAGTAAATTACGGTCGGATCCGCCTGTAAAGGCATGTCTTTTTTCAAACGATTCAAATACACTCCTGCAACGCGCGGTCTTTCATCGACTTTAGCTGTTTCCTTATGAACAATTGCCGCCAGTGTTGAAACCTGAACAGGGGTTAAACTTAACGCCTTTGCTTTTGCCTGACGCTCTTCGTTCCAGAACCTTCTGTATTCTTTTGCCAGTTTATCGCGTACTTTTATCGGACTTACATTCCAGTAAAATTCATACGTATTCGGAATAAACATAGCCAGGATTGTTTCTTTTTCGAATCCGTTTTCTGCCATAAAAACAGAATCCGTAAACACTTTGGTAAGCGTTGTACTATCCGGCTCAATCTGAGAGGCTAAGCGCTGTACCAGTTTACCCAATGATTCCTGATTATTGAAGGCTAGTTTTACCGGAACATTATGACGTAATGACGAAACTATGCTAAAACTGCTCATCCCTTTTGTCAGCAAAAATTTCCCGGGATTCACATTGGCATTATAACCGCGCTGTTCGGCTACAAATGAAAATTTCTCCATATTATCCACATAAGGCGATACAATTTTCTTTACATCTTCATAAGTGGAATTCGTCGGAACATAAACAAACATTTCATTCTCGCTAAATCTCGTGTTGGCTGTAAATGCTTTTAAATAAATTACAACACCTAAAACGGTTGCTGCAATCAAGATACCAACCGACACAATCGGCACAATTCTTTTCGGATTCAAAACTTTATTTATTTTATTTATTTGTTGGGTTAATTAACTGATAAA encodes the following:
- a CDS encoding DUF2279 domain-containing protein, encoding MKRKFQIIIRESQAFFGRKVLAILFVLIAFPIYSQSKFEAFLTPSDTLNIKRRNTVYISETAFLGVTLIGLNQLWYKDYPKSSFHFINDNNEWLQMDKAGHVYTTYHMGRFGAEALAWSGADKKHQLVYGATVGFAFMTVVEVFDGFSAEWGASWGDVVANAAGTGLYVSQELLWNEQRMMPKFSFHTTEYAAMRPNTLGGSLNEQILKDYNGQTYWLSVNLHSFFKESKIPKWFNVALGYGADGMLYGDSESVPADIESHNQRVRQFYLSMDVDLTRIKTKSPVLRTLFSVLNTIKVPAPTLEVDQYGDVKGYFIYF
- a CDS encoding low molecular weight protein-tyrosine-phosphatase gives rise to the protein MPVKILMVCLGNICRSPLAEGILQSKLPKEQFLVDSAGTGSWHVGQEPDKRSVLIAKNKGLDITNQRGRQIKKSDFDNFDYIYVMDISNYKDVMALAPNAEAKSKVTMILNELFPGENADVPDPYHGGQSGFEHVFMLLNEACEIIAEKLKAKH
- a CDS encoding SAM-dependent methyltransferase, which produces MKANTLFGKLYLIPTTLGEMNPEDVLPHTIKRTIDFIDHYIVENEKTARRFIKSVHPEKKQPELKLFALNKFTDVKEHNEFIKPLLEGKNMGLMSEAGCPGVADPGAVIVKLAHEKGIQVVPLVGPSSILLAMMASGMNGQSFAFNGYLPIDKSDKKTTIKNLEKLSYDKNQSQLFIETPYRNNKFLEDLLQILQPNTLLCVACDITLPTEFIKTQSVNQWKKNKVDLHNRPCIFIIHKMN
- the mltG gene encoding endolytic transglycosylase MltG is translated as MNPKRIVPIVSVGILIAATVLGVVIYLKAFTANTRFSENEMFVYVPTNSTYEDVKKIVSPYVDNMEKFSFVAEQRGYNANVNPGKFLLTKGMSSFSIVSSLRHNVPVKLAFNNQESLGKLVQRLASQIEPDSTTLTKVFTDSVFMAENGFEKETILAMFIPNTYEFYWNVSPIKVRDKLAKEYRRFWNEERQAKAKALSLTPVQVSTLAAIVHKETAKVDERPRVAGVYLNRLKKDMPLQADPTVIYSLKEKSGDFDTIIKRVMFNDLRINSPYNTYIHTGLPPGPISMPDISAIDAVLNAEKHNYDYFCASVERFGYHEFAETYEQHQVIAKKYAEWVAKQGYQR
- a CDS encoding peptidoglycan-binding protein LysM, translated to MIKKWTYFSGLVILITLISSGFKAFDPEKLEGFHVENDEVITYLVPTKEETEKVNFNFPFTGKSFVGFKQAVAIKESSGLYGLVNSFGYMGKYQFGKSTLRMIGIYNTADFLKNPALQEKAFKALLSINKWELRNEIRRYEGRIINGVKITESGLLAAAHLGGAGSVKSYLRSNGQNGFTDGFGTSLKSYIKKFGGYDTSNIIASADVKVKMK